From the Deltaproteobacteria bacterium genome, the window CTGATGGCGATGTTCGGCGCGCTGGGATATTTATTTTCCAAGCTCGGTTGCGAGCCGGCGCCGATGCTGTTGGCGTTTATCCTCGGGCCGTTGATGGAAGAGTATCTGCGCCGCGCGATGCTGCTTTCGCGGGGCAATCCCTGGGTCTTCGTGCAGCGGCCGATCAGCGCGACGCTGCTCGCGCTGGCTGTGCTGGCGATGCTCTCGGTGCTGCTGCCGTCGTTTAGCAAGACTCGGGAAGTGCTGAAAGAGTAATCCACAAATTTTCTATTGCTTTCGGACCCTCACCCTCGCCCTCTCCCGCTTCGCGGGCGAGGGTAAATCTAATTACAGCGCGGGGCGATAAAAGTTTAGCGCGTTGCCGCCCAATACCGCTTCTTTGTCTTCCTGCGTGAGATCGTTTCGTTGAAGCAGCTCATCGATCTCGTGGCGGCATTTTACTGCGTCGAAGACTTCGTGGGGGAAATCGCTGCCGAATAGAAACGACTGCCGGCCGCCTTTGGCCACCGCGGTGTTCAAACCGTCGTCGTCGCAATCGAAGCCGACGAAAATTCTTCCCGCGCTTAGCTGCTGCTTGAAATAGTCGCTGGCTTTCTCGCCTTCCTTTGGGCCGCCGAGCCGGTTGCCATTCACATCCATCTGCACATGGCCTTCGTGATAGGAGCGGTCCAAGCGGTCCATCATGAACGGCACCCAAGTGGCGCCGCCTTCGAGAAAGCCGACCCGCAATTTGGGAAATTTGTCGAACACGCCATGGCCGATCATGGCCGAGGCTTGGATCATCAAGCTAAACGGATGGCCGAGTGCATGCACGGGATAGTAAGTGGTGAAGGCATCCATGCCCATGTGATGGAGCGCGCCGACGTGGACGGCGAGGCAGCAGCCAAGTTTCTCCGCTTCTTCGTAAAGCGGCCAGTAGAACTTATTGCCGAAGTGCCCTTGGATCGCCTCGCCGTTGCTTGGCAGCATGCCGCCCAACACGCCGAGCTCTTTGACCGCGCGGCGCAGTTCGACGATCGCCGCATCGATATCTTGAAACGGGATCAGTGCGACGCCTTTGAGCCGCGAGTTTTTCTTGAGAAACTTTTCGTGCAGCCAAGTATTATAAGCACGGCAGGCGATCACCGCCCAGTCGGGCGACATAATTCTACCGACGGCGAGACCGGCGGTGGGGTAGAGTACGGTCCAGCTAATTCCAGTTTTTTCAAGAAACTCAGTCCATGCCGCGGCGTCGGGGTTGCCGGTGGCGCGGCGGTTTTGTTTCAAGTAGCGAAAATGCAGATGATCGAACTCGGGAAACAGTTTCGCCATCTGATTGCCCTTGGGCATGTACTGGGCGATCTCGTCGCCGCAAATATGGTCGTTGATATGGCCGTCGGCGTCGATGATTTGCATGGAATCAGCTCCTGGTAAAAATTGCTTGAAGTTAAATCTATTCCGTTTGCCCGATACTTTGCAATCTTTTCCCGGCTTCTGCTATGGTCGTGTGGTTGGCGCGGCTGCGGAACCAATTCAACAATGGCAGAGTTTAATGGCTTGTTTAGAAAATAAGGGGGAGCAGACAGTGGACTGGATATTTCAAACCCACGATACCTTCGCATTTCTGTTTTTACGATTTGGCTTGGCGGTGACATTTTTTATGCACGGGACGCAGCATGCGTTCGGTTGGCATGGCGGTAAGGGCGCGAAGTCGCAGGTGACCAACTGGCGCGATAAATACGGCATACCCTTGCCCATGGGCGTCTTAGCGATCGTCATCGAGCTGTCGACGATAGTGTGCATGGCGATGGGATTTTTCGTCCGTCCGGTGGCGTTGGGCCTAGCGATATTTATGGCGTTCGCGACGTTTTTGGGCCACTGGGAACATGGCTTCTTTCTGTCCACGGGAGCGGGAAAAGGAAGCGGCATCGAGTACACCATGGCTTTGATGCTCATGGCCTTGACGATAACCATCGGCGGTGCCGGGGCGTTTTCCATCGATGGGTTGCTGAGCCGGTGAGTTTCATGGGTGGCGCTGCTTAGCTTCGTGCGTTGATAAGATCGATAGGCTTCGGTTTTAGTGCCCTAATACCGCGGTAAGACTTTCCATATGGCCGCCGATGGGATAACTGAGCTTGGCCGCTTCGAGCGTTGTCGCAATTGCGGCGCCGAACTCGCTCCCGGTAAAGAGCAATGTCCGGCGTGCGGTACGCGCTCTTTGCCTTTTGGTAAAACGTCACTGTCCGCAGCAACTTCTTCCTCTCTCGGTCTCAAAATAACTCGCGGCATAATAGTTTTGCTTTTGCTGGTCGTGGCGAATCTCTATCTGCCCTACGTCACACCGTATCTTCGCTTGGTTTGGCCGATTTGGTACGCCCCGTTGGTGGGCGAGGCGATGAGTCGACTGGAGTCGGACCCGAGAGCTGTCGCCACGATGGGTGTTCCGATTCGTCATGGCTGGTTTGTGCGGGGTTTTTTGCAAAACGACGACGACGAAACTGGCGTGGCGCGATTTCGAGTTACGGTCCGCGGTTCGAAAGGCCCCGCTACGTTGGAAGCGTGGCTCGGTCGTGTGGAAGATACTTGGGTATTTTCTAAGCTGCAGTTGGCGGTGGCTGGCGGCACTTCTATCAATCTCCTCGACGCGGTGAACGATCCGCCCAGGGAAAAAGTTGCAACCGGTAGTCGAGTCTATCTCGTTCCCGTGGGACCTTTGCCCGATCTCGCCCTGAATCAACTGCCAGAATTCTACAAAGCAAACTTTGGTCTCGAAGTCGTCGTGCTAGCGCCAATTCCTATTGCATCCCAAGTGCGCGACCTCAAGCGCAAGCAGCTCATCGCCGAAGAACTTGTAACGCTTGTGCAGCGGCGCTTGCCGCACTTGGCCAAGGACACGCATAGTTTTCTGATCGCTGTCACGGCTGAAGACATGTACTTTCGCGAGCGCAATTGGAATTTTACTCCTACCTATTGGGACGGTGTGCGCGGTGGCGCCGTGTCTTCGGCGCGCTTTGTCGCGGATGGGCCAAATGAGGCACCGTCGCTGGTGCAAAGCCGAGTACGCAAAATGATTAGCCGCGTGATCGGTATGCTGCTCTATAAAATGCCACGGAGCGACGATCCCAGCAGTGTGTTATCAAATATATATTCTATGGCATTTAGCGCCGATTTGATGTCCGACAATATTGACGATTTAGGTTCGCGAGCCGTGATCGACAATTTCAAGTCCTCTCACTGGTTGCCGTCGTTGCCACCGACCATCAGCGCCGATAAGAAAGATTTCGACGCAAAAGGTGTGGACGGAAGCTATCCCTGTTTGCTCGCTAAACACGATCGCGATCCAAGTTCTAGAACGACGGCATTCACTGTGTCCGTGACGAAGTGTTTAGCCGCATCGCTTCTCATCGATACTGACGTGAACGAACTGGAGATCGACCTTCGAACAGGTTTGCTTAGGCATAGAGAGACCGATTTATTTATTCCCGGCACGCAGTCCCTCTCCGTCACCCGTTGTTATCGATTGTGGGACGACAAGGTCCGGACCTTCGGATACAACACGACGCTCGCCTGGGATATGTTTCCC encodes:
- a CDS encoding amidohydrolase; this translates as MQIIDADGHINDHICGDEIAQYMPKGNQMAKLFPEFDHLHFRYLKQNRRATGNPDAAAWTEFLEKTGISWTVLYPTAGLAVGRIMSPDWAVIACRAYNTWLHEKFLKKNSRLKGVALIPFQDIDAAIVELRRAVKELGVLGGMLPSNGEAIQGHFGNKFYWPLYEEAEKLGCCLAVHVGALHHMGMDAFTTYYPVHALGHPFSLMIQASAMIGHGVFDKFPKLRVGFLEGGATWVPFMMDRLDRSYHEGHVQMDVNGNRLGGPKEGEKASDYFKQQLSAGRIFVGFDCDDDGLNTAVAKGGRQSFLFGSDFPHEVFDAVKCRHEIDELLQRNDLTQEDKEAVLGGNALNFYRPAL
- a CDS encoding DoxX family protein, with protein sequence MYWAISSPQIWSLIWPSASMICMESAPGKNCLKLNLFRLPDTLQSFPGFCYGRVVGAAAEPIQQWQSLMACLENKGEQTVDWIFQTHDTFAFLFLRFGLAVTFFMHGTQHAFGWHGGKGAKSQVTNWRDKYGIPLPMGVLAIVIELSTIVCMAMGFFVRPVALGLAIFMAFATFLGHWEHGFFLSTGAGKGSGIEYTMALMLMALTITIGGAGAFSIDGLLSR